The Cytobacillus oceanisediminis genomic interval TTGAACCATCTGGCCCAACTTCACCTGCCAAACTTCATCATTTAACAGAACATGATTTATACCAAGCAAAGAAAGTCAGAGAAATTGCCAGAAAATATAATACAAGAATCCACTCTGATGCTTTTGGAGGCATGATTCACTTAGCAGTAAAGGATTGGGAGAATGCTCTTTTAGGTCCTGATGTTCATCTTCAGCATTGCCGGGGGATATCCTTTGATGAAGCGAAAATATTAGCTGAAACCGGAACAAATGTCAGTGCCTCCCCTGGATTCTCTCAAATTCATGCCCGCACACCGATGATAGAATTGATCGAGCTGGGAACAACAGTTGCTATATCAACAGATGGCACTTCACCATCAACAAGCTTTGACATGTTTCAAGCGATGAGAAAAACACAATTTATTCATCAGGCAGCACATAGAGATGAATATTGCTTACCTGCTGGTAAACTTCTGGAAATGGTTACGATTGATGCTGCAAAATGTATTGGATGGGATGATGAATTGGGCTCTCTTGAAGCGGGGAAAAAGGCGGATGTTATAACTGTCAACATGCATCAGCCGCACTTAACACCTGAGTTTATGCATATTCATCGGCTTGTCCATCAAGCTTATGCAACTGATGTGGGGCATGTTATCGTAGATGGCAGGGTCCTTATGAAAGACAGAGCAGTCTGCTCCGTTGATGAAAGGTCAGTTTTGGCAGAAGCAAATGAAGAAGCTAACTCAACAATTAAGCGTGCTGGTCTTGAAAGATACATGAAGCAAACGAAATATTTTTGGGGTCACAAACGAACCTATGGAGATGGAATGGATCATAACGAAGAAGAAGCTGTTGGGGAGAAGGGGGACAATCAATGAAGACCAGGATAAAGGGAAAATATGTAATTGGATACGATGGAGAAGATCATGTCCTGATAGAAAATGCTGAAGTTGTATTTGAAAATGAAACAATCATTTATGTTGGAAAAAGCTATTCGGGCCAAACTGATAAAGTTATAGATGCCGGCAGCGCTTTAATCAGTCCGGGATTCATTGACTTGAATGCACTAGGCGATATTGATCATGATATCTTGCATTTGGAGGCCAGTTCAGCAAGACAGAAAAATCTGCTTTGGTCAGAGAGGTATGTTAAGCAAGGACACCATGAAATTATGACGGCTGAAGAAGAGGCCTTTAAATCTTTATATGCCTATTCACAGCTGATCCTTCATGGAATTACAACTGCTATGCCAATCACTTCTGTGCATTATAAAAAATGGGCAGAAACATATGAGGAGCTTGCTTCAGCAGCGAGGCATGCTGCTGACCTGGGACTGCGTATATACCTGGGTCCAAGCTATCAATCGGGGATAAGAGTCGTTCAGGCTGATGGCAATATAAAGATTTATTGGGATGAAGAAGCTGGAAGGCAAGGATTAGAAAGAGCTGTGCGCTTTTTGGAAGAGTTTGATGGTTCATTTAATGGTTTGGTCAGGGGAATGCTTGCGCCTGAGCGGATTGAAAGTCAAACGGAAGAAAGCCTTCTCCGGACAAAGCAATATAGTGATCATTATAAAGTTCCGATAAAATTGCATGCAGCCCAAGGTGATTTTGAATATCATACAATGATTGAGAAATATGGCGTAACGCCAATTAGGCATTTATATAATCTTGGATTTTTAGGATCCAGAACGGCGATTCCTCATGCCCATTTTATTGCTGGATACAGTGAGGCAAAAACAGGTGGTGGAGATGATTTGTCTTTGCTGAGGGAAACGTGCACAACTGTCATTCATTGCCCTTTAATAATTGGAAGGCATGGGCAGGCAATGGAATCCTTTGCAAAATATAAGCAGTCAGGAATTAATTTAGCGTTAGGAACAGATACGTTTCCTCCGGATATGTTCCAGAATATCAGAACAGGGAGCATGCTTTCCCGGATCGTAAATAAAGAAGTTAAAGACTCAGCATACTCAGATCTTTACCGTGCTGCTACATTAGGTGCAGCGAAGTTTCTGGGAAGAGAAGACTTGGGCCGTCTTGCAGCAGGTGCAAAAGCAGATATTATTGCAATTGATTTAGACGGATTCCATATGGGAGTTTTAGATGATCCCCTAAGAACAGTGATGGTAAGCGGAACGGGAAGAGATGTAAAGTTATCCATTATCAATGGGAAAGTAGTCATGAAAGACCGAAAATTACCCAACCTTGATTTAGAGGAATTGAAAGGAAAAGCGCATGAATATTTTATGAAAATGAAAAAAGGTTATTTAAAAAGAGATTATCAAGAGCTTCCTGAGAATGAATTGCTGCCGCCTTCTTTTAGATTTGTTGATTCTATTGATCAGCAATGACGTTTTTTTTTTTTGAATAAGTAGTAGAAAAAGTTTAAAAACATGTAAAGAAAGTAGAAAAAAATTAATCAGAATATTTTATATAATTAGACAAAGGCTTTAGGGCTGAAAAAAGGGGGGATTGTATTTGAAAGTGAAAAAAAGAATGGGGTTAGTGATCTTAGCTCTGCTGATCGCAATTCTTATTTCAGGATGTTCGACTAAAAATGAGGTTAACAGCAGTCAGGACTCCAAGGGAATAGCATCCGAAAACGGCGGAACTTTAGTTATAGCCCGTTTATCTGACGCAGAAAATTTAGATCATCATTTTATGTCGACGATCAATGCTGCCAGCGTTACACATAATAAAATTTATGAGGGGCTTGTTGGTCGGGATAAAAATGCCGAAATCAAGCCGGTGCTGGCTGAAAAGTGGGAACAGTTAGATGAAACAACTTGGGAGTTCAAGCTTAGAGAGGATGTAACATTCCATGACGGGACTGCATTTAATGCCGATGCCGTGAAAGCAACATTTGACCGGTTATTAGATCCGGATGTTGCCTCCCCAAGAGCTGTTGTATTCAAAATGGTAGAAGAAGTAAAGGCAGTTGATGAATTTACTGTCCAATTTAAATTATCAGAACCGTTTTCACCCTTACTATCCATATTGGCCAATCATGAAGGCGGCATTATCTCACCAAAAACAATCGAGAAATATGGAAATAAAGTGATTCAAGAACCTGTTGGGACAGGTCCATTTGTATTTGAGTCCTGGACACCAGGCAAAGAAATTGTTTTTAACAGAAATGAAACGTATTGGGGGACTCAATCTAAGCTGGATAAAGTAATATTTAAGATCGTCCCTGAAGAAACAACAAGGATATCCATGCTTGAAACAGGCGAAGCCCACATAGCCGAACCGCTCTCGGTCACAATGATGGAAACGGTGGAAAACTCCAAAAATGCAGAAATTTACCGCAGTGAAGGATTTGGCACAGAATATATTGGGTTCAACGTTGAAAAGGAGCCATTCGATGATGCCAGAGTCCGAAAAGCGGTTGGACATGCAATTGAAATGGATTCTATCCTGGAAGGGGTATTTGAGAATGTCGGGAAAAAGTCCAACTCACTGCTGGGG includes:
- a CDS encoding amidohydrolase family protein, with the translated sequence MIDLLLIHGTVITMDQNRRIITDGAVAINGSRILDVDMSEKLLEKYEAKEVIDCSHHCILPGLIDVHGHGGHSMFKTIAMESIDFWMPIMTNTYKHFVTDEFWYFEGKLSALERLKAGITTGVSVLGSMPRSDDPVFAINHAKAYAETGVREVVCTGPCNPPWPHSFSRWIDGQRITKEVTYEEVLNGAEAVIEALNHANQDRTRAFITPFVIVTSVEPSGPTSPAKLHHLTEHDLYQAKKVREIARKYNTRIHSDAFGGMIHLAVKDWENALLGPDVHLQHCRGISFDEAKILAETGTNVSASPGFSQIHARTPMIELIELGTTVAISTDGTSPSTSFDMFQAMRKTQFIHQAAHRDEYCLPAGKLLEMVTIDAAKCIGWDDELGSLEAGKKADVITVNMHQPHLTPEFMHIHRLVHQAYATDVGHVIVDGRVLMKDRAVCSVDERSVLAEANEEANSTIKRAGLERYMKQTKYFWGHKRTYGDGMDHNEEEAVGEKGDNQ
- a CDS encoding amidohydrolase family protein, which produces MKTRIKGKYVIGYDGEDHVLIENAEVVFENETIIYVGKSYSGQTDKVIDAGSALISPGFIDLNALGDIDHDILHLEASSARQKNLLWSERYVKQGHHEIMTAEEEAFKSLYAYSQLILHGITTAMPITSVHYKKWAETYEELASAARHAADLGLRIYLGPSYQSGIRVVQADGNIKIYWDEEAGRQGLERAVRFLEEFDGSFNGLVRGMLAPERIESQTEESLLRTKQYSDHYKVPIKLHAAQGDFEYHTMIEKYGVTPIRHLYNLGFLGSRTAIPHAHFIAGYSEAKTGGGDDLSLLRETCTTVIHCPLIIGRHGQAMESFAKYKQSGINLALGTDTFPPDMFQNIRTGSMLSRIVNKEVKDSAYSDLYRAATLGAAKFLGREDLGRLAAGAKADIIAIDLDGFHMGVLDDPLRTVMVSGTGRDVKLSIINGKVVMKDRKLPNLDLEELKGKAHEYFMKMKKGYLKRDYQELPENELLPPSFRFVDSIDQQ
- a CDS encoding glutathione ABC transporter substrate-binding protein; protein product: MGLVILALLIAILISGCSTKNEVNSSQDSKGIASENGGTLVIARLSDAENLDHHFMSTINAASVTHNKIYEGLVGRDKNAEIKPVLAEKWEQLDETTWEFKLREDVTFHDGTAFNADAVKATFDRLLDPDVASPRAVVFKMVEEVKAVDEFTVQFKLSEPFSPLLSILANHEGGIISPKTIEKYGNKVIQEPVGTGPFVFESWTPGKEIVFNRNETYWGTQSKLDKVIFKIVPEETTRISMLETGEAHIAEPLSVTMMETVENSKNAEIYRSEGFGTEYIGFNVEKEPFDDARVRKAVGHAIEMDSILEGVFENVGKKSNSLLGPKVFGYHESLEAYEYNLNEAKRLLAEAGYPNGFETTLKTMDKKEWINMAEVLQSQLKGIGIKLDIQVYEYGTFVEQVNRGDSEMFILSWRNATGDADYNQYNLFHSSSHGAAGNTFFYSNKEVDSLIEAARAEKDSDKRIEFYAKAQEIEMKESVYIPVRVIENMAAVSKDVKGFSITPSGYLDINDISIK